The following coding sequences are from one Actinomycetota bacterium window:
- a CDS encoding phage portal protein: MRVNKGDVLNLIETVENLREELTLAQLKLEDQNWVNLSGGYSDKQMTTEEYLENHKACYQAYLTNPLAKRYVRYITYFVVGDGVNVVADEESVNEVLQGFWGDDDNDMEVAVKEMSDWLAICGEFFVRFFYDQYVGKTHIGLIDPSEIVHIETDPDNVKRHIAYHRKYRVQKSLEVQPDGSVNVEYENAYEKIDVQRSDGLLNAMHVKVGGVSNAVRGISDLLDIIVWMERYRQWLEDRALTNKIRNLFHYDVTIEGGNRQDIKDYLSKLKGREVKSMREDYQDFSTSERIRAGAIRVHSDKIKWDTVQPKVDASDAKEDGRAIKLMVAAGMGIPEHWLGDTGNTNLATAKALDLPTLRQFQDRQKVMRRALRVILKQVIACQREYGSLPKRPKGKDDFNDDFEIEFPPIEVEDLKAKADSFKVMTDAVMALINARKISEDTGNKILRQYEPLIREWEGEGGEQEKIEEENPEAKQQRVELPSIMVPPGLGQSEEEEEWQ, translated from the coding sequence GTGAGAGTCAATAAGGGTGATGTGCTTAACCTCATAGAGACGGTGGAGAACCTGCGGGAGGAGCTCACCCTGGCCCAGCTCAAGCTGGAGGACCAGAACTGGGTAAACCTGTCAGGGGGGTACTCCGACAAGCAGATGACCACGGAGGAGTATCTGGAGAACCACAAGGCTTGCTATCAGGCCTATCTTACCAACCCCCTTGCCAAGCGGTATGTGCGCTATATCACCTACTTCGTGGTGGGGGACGGCGTCAACGTGGTGGCGGATGAGGAGAGCGTGAACGAGGTTTTGCAGGGCTTCTGGGGCGACGATGACAACGACATGGAGGTCGCGGTCAAGGAGATGTCCGATTGGCTGGCGATCTGTGGGGAGTTCTTCGTCCGCTTCTTCTACGACCAGTACGTGGGCAAGACGCATATCGGCCTTATCGACCCCTCCGAGATAGTCCATATCGAGACGGACCCGGACAACGTCAAGCGGCATATAGCCTACCACCGCAAGTACCGAGTGCAGAAAAGCCTGGAGGTACAGCCGGACGGCTCGGTCAACGTGGAGTACGAGAACGCTTACGAGAAGATAGACGTTCAACGGTCGGACGGGTTGCTCAACGCAATGCACGTCAAGGTGGGAGGGGTGTCCAACGCGGTCAGGGGTATCTCGGACCTGCTGGACATCATCGTGTGGATGGAACGCTACCGCCAATGGCTGGAGGATCGCGCCCTCACTAACAAGATTCGCAACCTGTTCCACTATGACGTGACCATCGAGGGCGGCAACCGTCAGGACATCAAGGACTACCTCTCCAAGCTCAAGGGCCGCGAGGTCAAGAGCATGAGGGAGGACTACCAGGACTTCTCGACCAGCGAGCGCATACGGGCCGGGGCCATCCGTGTTCACTCGGACAAGATAAAGTGGGACACCGTGCAGCCGAAGGTAGACGCCTCCGACGCCAAGGAGGACGGACGTGCTATCAAGCTCATGGTCGCCGCCGGCATGGGCATCCCCGAGCATTGGCTGGGAGACACCGGCAACACAAACCTTGCAACCGCGAAGGCCCTGGACCTCCCCACCCTGCGGCAGTTCCAGGACAGGCAGAAGGTCATGCGCCGGGCTCTGCGGGTCATCCTCAAGCAGGTGATAGCCTGTCAGCGGGAATACGGCTCCCTTCCCAAGAGACCCAAGGGCAAGGACGACTTCAATGACGACTTCGAGATAGAGTTCCCGCCTATCGAGGTCGAGGACCTCAAGGCCAAGGCGGACAGCTTCAAGGTCATGACGGACGCGGTCATGGCCCTTATCAACGCCAGGAAGATTTCTGAAGACACCGGCAACAAGATACTCCGCCAGTACGAGCCCCTTATCAGGGAGTGGGAAGGCGAAGGCGGGGAGCAGGAAAAGATCGAAGAGGAAAACCCGGAGGCCAAGCAACAGCGGGTGGAGCTTCCCTCCATCATGGTCCCTCCGGGTTTAGGACAGAGTGAGGAGGAAGAAGAATGGCAGTAA